In Natator depressus isolate rNatDep1 chromosome 9, rNatDep2.hap1, whole genome shotgun sequence, a single genomic region encodes these proteins:
- the WDR53 gene encoding WD repeat-containing protein 53, translated as MAVKWTNGHSSSILCLNVNKEGLVASGAERGELTIWNEEGIHLGQIQLPRADDVTCVVFSPTYPSRLYTSHGETISVLDVRSLKGPVEYFRLNEEEINCLSVNEIDSVLAAADDSGAIKIMNLENKKVSRSLRRHSNICCSVAFRPQRPQSLVSCGLDMKVMLWNLQKARPLWTITLQENEAEGAEHQSAGQFFNPPLAHSLSVAACGNIFGCGGEDGKIRIFRVTGVKFEQELGFKGHTLGVSQVLFLPEVYWLLSGGNDGKVLLWDVSNEVGKQLKSPVKSIHRRKARTPTSTKRDGEPNAMVTNEHARVLPKLSIEHGEKVNWISYAEIKGFRRVLVADQSTCISVYPLTET; from the exons ATGGCAGTCAAGTGGACTAATGGACATTCCTCTTCTATACTGTGCTTGAATGTAAACAAAGAAGGGCTGGTAGCTTcgggagcagagagaggagaacTCACAATCTGGAATGAGGAGGGGATTCATTTAGGACAGATACAGCTCCCGAGGGCAGATGATGTCACATGTGTTGTGTTCTCTCCCACCTATCCCAGCAGGCTGTATACCTCCCATGGTGAAACCATTAGCGTATTGGATGTCAGATCCCTTAAGGGGCCAGTTGAATACTTTCGTCTGAATGAGGAAGAGATCAATTGCCTGTCAGTGAATGAGATAGACAGTGTCCTGGCTGCTGCAGATGACTCTGgggcaataaaaattatgaaCTTGGAAAACAAGAAAGTCAGCCGGTCCTTGAGGAGGCATTCAAACATCTGCTGCTCAGTTGCCTTTCGACCTCAGCGCCCTCAAAGCCTTGTGTCTTGTGGACTGGACATGAAG GTTATGCTGTGGAACCTGCAGAAAGCTCGCCCACTGTGGACCATAACCCTGCAGGAGAACGAAGCAGAGGGAGCAGAACACCAATCAGCTGGCCAGTTCTTTAATCCTCCCCTAGCCCATTCTCTGTCTGTTGCAGCATGTGGCAACATCTTTGGTTGTGGAGGTGAAGACGGTAAAATCCGGATCTTCAGGGTAACAGGTGTCAAGTTTGAACAGGAGCTGGGGTTTAAGGGTCACACTTTGGGGGTGTCACAGGTCCTCTTTCTGCCAGAAGTATATTGGCTGCTTTCTGGAGGAAATGATGGGAAGGTGTTACTGTGGGATGTCAGCAATGAAGTTGGGAAGCAACTGAAGAGTCCTGTGAAATCCATCCACAGGAGGAAGGCCAGAACACCAACTTCCACCAAGAGAGATGGAGAGCCCAACGCAATGGTTACAAATGAACATGCCAGAGTTTTACCAAAACTAAGCATAGAACATGGAGAGAAGGTGAACTGGATTTCATATGCAGAGATCAAAGGCTTCAGGAGGGTATTAGTTGCGGATCAGAGCACCTGTATATCTGTATATCCTCTGACTGAAACCTAG